The sequence TCTCGCACCTGCCTCCCGCCGAGGCCGTGGCCGCCGCGCGCGCGGCGTTGGACCGTCACGACCAGACGCACTTCGACCTCCAGCGCGGGCCGCTGTACCGCTTCGAGCTGGCTCGGCTGGACTCGGCCGGCACCCGGCACGCGCTGCTGCTCGCGGTCAGCCACATCGTCATCGACGGCCTCGGCCTCCAGGCCTTCGCGGAGGAGCTGGCGGCGGCGTGGCGTGCGGCTTCGGAAGGCCGCTCTTCGCTGCTGCCTCCGCTGGCCGTCCAGTACACCGACTTCGCCCTCTGGCAGCGCCGCCCCGAGCACCTGCGCCGCCTCGACGCGTCGCTGGAGTCCTGGAAGCAGGCGCTCTCGAACGCGCCGCCGGTGTTGGATTTGCCGCTCGACTTCCCGCGCCGTGCCCCGGCGCTCAACGCCAACATGCGCGCGGTGCGCGTGTCCCTGCGCACCGAGGACACCAACGCCCTGCGCGAGCTGGCCCGCCGCGAGGGCGTGTCCGTCTTCACCGCCCTGCTCGCGCTGGAGAGCGCGTGGCTGCACCGGCTGAGCGGACAGTCGCATGTGGTGGTGGCCTCGCCCTTCTCGGGACGCACCACGCCGCAGGTGGAGCGGCTGGTGGGCGACTTCGCCAACGTGCTGCCGCTGTGCACGGACGTCTCTGGCAACCCCTCCTTCCGCGAGCTGCTGCGCCGTGCTCGCTCGGTCGTGGCACACGCCACGGCCCACCAGGAGGTGCCCTTCAAGCGCATCGCGGACGCCGTGCAGCCTGACGGCCTTCGCACCGCGCCTCCGCTGGCTCAGGCGCTGCTCCTCGCGGAAGAGCCCGGCATCCCCTCGCTGGAGGGGCTCACGGTGTCGGAGCTGGGCAGCGATGGCGTCATCCCCGCGTATGACGTGGTGGTGAGCCTGTCCGAGCTCCCGGGTGGCGGACTGGAAGGACTCGTCGCCGCCGACAGTGCGCTCTTCACTCCGGAGACTGGGGTGCGGCTGGCTCGCGCCTTCGAGCAGCTCGCCCTCTCCGCGGTGCGTGCTCCGGACGCGCCGCTGTCCCGCCTGTCGCTGCTGTCCTCCGCGCAGCGTGCGCAGGTGCTCGCCGCGCTGGAGGGCCCGCCGCAGCCCGTGCCCGCCGGGGCCTGCATCCACACGCTCTTCGAGGCGCAGGTGCGCCGTACTCCGTCCGCGCCCGCGGTGGCCCATGACGACAGCACGTGGAGCTACGCGGAGCTGAATGCGCGCGCCAACCTGCTGGCCTCGCAACTGGTGGCTCAAGGCCTGCGCCCCGAGGAACGCGTGGGCGTGGTGATGGAGCCCTCCAATCAGGCCATGGCGGTGCTGCTCGGCATCCTCAAGGCCGGCGGCACCTACGTCCCGCTGGACGCGGGCTGGCCCGAGCCGCGCAAGCGCGCCGTGTTGGAGCGCGCCCGCGTGCAGCGCATCTGGGCGGACGCCGACGTGCTCGAAGGACAGCAGGGCCTGGTGCCTCACGTGGAGGTTCCGCCCCAGCCCGACACCGTGCCTCACGATTTGAGCCCGGGCCCTCGCGAGGTGCCGGACTCGCAGCTCGCGTACATCGTCTTCACCTCCGGCTCCACTGGCGAGCCGAAGGGCGTGATGGTGGAGCACCGCTCGGTGGTGAACCACAACCTCGCCATTGCCGTGCGCTTCGGCCTGCGCCCTGGCGACAGGATGCTCCAGTTCGCTCCGCTCACCTTCGACGCGGCGGCGGAGGACCTGTACCCGCCGCTGGCCGTGGGCGCGACGGTGGTGATGCGCAGCGGCCTCGTGCCCGCGCATGCGATGACGCCGTACCTGGAGGAGACGGGCATCACCATCATCAGCCTGCCTCCCACGTACATCGAGGAGTGGATTCGCCAGATGGAGACGCTGGGCCAGCGCGTGCCCTCGCGTCTGAAGCTGCTCGCACCGGGCGGTGACGTGCTCAAGAAGGAGACGTACGAGGCCTGGGTGCGCGTGGGCGGCGGACATGCTCCTTGGGTCAACGTCTACGGCCCCACCGAGTGCACGATTACCTCGGCCACCTGCGACATTCCCGGAGCGGAAGGCGTGGGCACCGTGCCTACGTTCCCCATCGGCCGGCCCATGCCGCGCGTGCGCTTCTACCTGCTGGACGAGCACCTGGAGCCGGTGCTGCCGGGCCTGCCGGGGCGCGTGTACATCGGCGGCGTGGCGCTCTCGCGTGGCTACCTGGAGGCGCCGCACCTCACGTCGGAGCGCTTCCTGCCGGACCCGCTGGCGGGCCAGCCCGGCGCGCGCATGTACCACACGGGTGACCTGGCCCGGCTCCAGCCGGATGGACGCCTGCGCTTCCTCGGCCGCGCGGACCATCAGGTGAAGATTCGCGGCTTCCGCATCGAGCTGTCGGAAATCGAGGGCTGCCTGCGCCGCTACCCGGGCGTCGAGGAGGCCGTTGTCGTCGCTCGCACGTCCTCGGCCGGGACGCAGTCGCTCTGCGCCTATGTGCAGGCTCCGGCCGGCGTGCGCGCGGACTCGCTGCGTGAGCATGTGGCGGCGCAGCTCCCCGGGTACATGGTGCCCGCCGCCTTCGTGGTGATGGAGCAGCTCCCCATCAACGCCAACGGCAAGGTGGACCGGCAGGCGCTGCCGGACCCGGATGCGCTCGTGGTGGCCGAGGCGCCGCGCCCCACCGCTCCTTCCGAGGAGACGAGGCTGGAGACGCCGTTCCGCTCCACGCTGGAGATGGCGCTCCAGGGGCTGTGGACGGAAATCCTCGGCCGGCCGCAGGTCCGCGCGGAGGATGACTTCTTCACCCTCGGCGGTGACTCCATCCTCGCGATGCGCCTGCTGGCTCGGCTGGAGGAGTTGTTCGGCGTGCCGCTGCCGCTGGCCGTGCTCTTCCAGAACCCCACGCTCAAGGAGTCCGCGGACGCCATTCGTGAGTTCCTGGAGGAGGAAGGCCCTCGCTCCAGCGTGGTGCGCCTGTCCGGCTCGGGCGTGCCAGAGAACGCGCCGCCCCTGTTCCTCTTCCACCCGGGCGACGGCGAGCTGCACCACTACCGCGACCTCGTGCCCCGGCTGGAGTCGCGCTTCCGCTGCTATGGCATCCAGGCGCCGGAGACGCTCTCCCGCCAGGGTTACGCGACTTTCGACGCGCGCGTGGCCGCGTATGCGAAGGACATCCGCGCCGTGCAGCCTCATGGGCCGTACCGGCTGGCGGGCTTCTCCTACGGCGGCTACCCCGCTCTGGGCGTGGCCTCGCTGTTGGAGGCGGAAGGCGAGGAGGTGGAGCTGCTCGCGCTGGTGGACACACTCACGTCCGAGGCCATCCGCGCGAATGCGCCGGAGGCGGATGCGGACCCGGTGCTGGCGCTGGCCAGTGAGTTCGGCGTGCGCGACGCGGCGCTGGAGCGCGAGCTGGCGTCACTGGACAGGACGAAGCAGTGGGAGCTGCTCGCTCAGCGCGCGAAGGAGCGCGGCACCGCGGCGGCCCACTTCCAGGGCCGCGACTTCGCGCGCATCTGGCATGTGCTCGGCGAGGTGCTGGCGCCTCAGGCTCGCGACTGGAAGGTGCCTCCCGCGCCGCGTGCTCGGGTGCGCGTCATCAGCACGGCCGCGGTCCGGGGGCTCGTCTCCGACGAGCTGCTCGGCTGGGGCCAGCACCTGCCGCGCGAGTGCATCGACGTGGTGACGATGAGCGGAGAGCACGCCACCGTGCTGCACCCGCCGCTGGTGGACACGCTGGCGGGACATCTGCTGCCCACGAAGTGACGCGAGCGTGCATTGGCGACGCACCTCGCGTCACGCCTGCGACGCGGCGTGGGCATGCGTTGGTGGGGCGCCTGATGCCCACGCCCGCGACGTGAACGCGCGTTGGCCGGGCACCACTCGCCCACGCCAACACGGCCACGCTGGAGAAGCGCCTCATGCCCCTCCAGCGCAGTGCCACGAAGGGCGCGCTACCGGAGTTTCCCCTCCAGCCACGTCTTGGTGAAGATGTTCGGACTGAGGGGCGCCAGCTCCACCTCGTCGTAGCGGACGGTGAGCTGGGTGCCCTCGCCCTCCTCCACCTCCAGCACCTCCTTGATGGAGTAGACCTCCTTCTGGTTCGCGCCCGGGTCCTTCAGCTTCTGATAGCTGCGGATGACGTCCGTGCGCAGCACCCGGCCCGAGGGCGCGTAGCCCGAGCGCTTGACGATGTTGTAGCTGGGGTCCACCCACAGCCGCAGCATCGGGAAGGACACCTGCTGGCCTTCCTTCACGGTGAGGTACAGCTTGCGGAAGACGGTGCCCTTCACCACCTCCTCGCCCTCGTCCTTGACGTCGTAGTTCTCCGCGAGGCGCGAGCGGTCGAAGTCCTCTTCACACGCAATCGTGTTGACGATGTTTCCGCGCTGCGTGGTGCGCTGCCACTGGCCCGTGCCCGGCTCGTACTCCCAGAGGTTCTTGCCGATGCGCAGGTACCCACCACCCGCGATGGTGCGCGGCTTGGTGATGTAGATGAGCAGGTCCTTCGACGAGTCGCGCCGGTAGACGAGCATCTCCAGCAGGCTCTCCGAGCCGTCCTTGCGCACCTCGCGCATGCGCACGGTGCTCTTGAAGTCGCTCGCGAAGGACATCCGGCTGTCGATGTGACGCAGCACCTCCTCGGGAGACATCTTCGCGGAGGCCGCGGCCTTCTCGGGGGCCGCGGCCTTCGGCGCGCTGCCCTGTGCGGCGGCCAGCGCGGGCAGCCCCACGGCGAGCACCGCGACAAGGCGGCGGAGGGAAGCAGGCAGGTGCATTACAGGGCCTCCATGGCGGAACGGGGTTGGAGCTTCGCGGCACGCGCCGCGGGAACGATGGTGGCCAGCCCCGCCGCGAACGTGACGAGGATGACCGCCAGCACAGCGCCCCCGAGGCCGGGCTCCAGCGGCAGGGTGCTGGCAAAGAACAGGTCTGTCAGCGCCTCGGGCAGCGTGACGGCGCCCTTGAGCAGCGCGCACAAGGAAGAAGCGATGATGGCGCCCAGCGTGGAGCCCACGAGGCCCAGCAGCAGCCCCTCCAACATGAAGAGGCCCACCACGGAGGGACGCTGCATGCCCATGGCGCGCAGGGTGCCAATCTCGCGCGTCCGCTCGCGCACCGCGACGCTGAGGGAGACGAACAGGCCCACGCCCACCACCGCCAGCACCACCAGCCCCACCAGCAGCGTCAGCGCCGCGAGGCCCTCCGTGACGAAGGAGAGGAAGGAGGACTCGTCCTCCCATGTGCTGACGTCCAGCCGCTGGCCACGCCAGCCCTCGCGCAGCAGCGGCACCAGCTTGTCGCCGTAGGCTTCATGCGTGGGCGGGAGCACCTCGTAGCCCGCCTTGCGCAGCGAATCGCGCCAGGAGCCACCCAGCGCATCCACGTCCATGACCTCCTCCGCGCCGGAATCACAGACGAGCTGGAGCACACCGGACGTCTTCGGCTGGTAGCCCTCCAATTCGCGCAGGGTGTCGTTGGAGACGAGGATGCCCGCGGAGCCACCGAGCAGGCCCGCCTTCTCCGTGACCGCCACCACCTCCACGTCCAGCGCGTTGCGGCGCAGCGCGCCCACGGGCTGCGCGAAGAGCGTGGCCAGGTCGCCCTTCTTCACCTGGAGCCGGTCCGCCACCGTGGTGGACAGGGCCACCGTGCGCCGCCGCGACAGCGCGTCCAGGCTGCCCTCGCGCAGACGGAAGCGGGCCAGCGCGTCGCGCTCCGCGGCCACGTCCACGGAGACGATGAAGGACGGGTGCCGACGCCGGCCCGCGCCCGCCGTCGCCTGGCCGCGCCCGCGCTCGCGCAGCACGCAGCCCTCGGGGACGAGCGGCGTCACCACCTCGCGCACGCGCGTCGCATCCCCCATCACCGGGGCGAGCGTGTCCGGGTGCACCTTGAAGAAGCCACCAACGTTGAGCGTGCCGCTGAGGAAGGTGGTGATGGCCTCGCGCTGCGAGGCGGCGACGCCGGACGACAGCGCCATCATTCCCACCAGCACGCCGCTGGCGCTCGCCGTGACGGCCAGCAGCAGCACCGCGCGCTCGCGGTGGGCGAAGAGGTTGCGGAGGGCCAGCCGGAGCAGGTTGAGCATGGCCTAGTCCTCCCTCTTCCGCATGGCCGCCACCGGCGACACCGAGCTGCCCCGCCACGCGGGCACCAGTGACGCCGCCAGCACCACCGCGAGGATTCCCAGCACCACCCCCACGCTCGCCGCACCGGACAGCTTCGGCATCAGCACCGGCCCACCCATGAAGAACTGGAGCGTCTCGTCGTGCACGGAGACGCCGTCACCCACCAGCACACGCAGCAGCGACGCGGACAGGAGCACGCCCAGCCCCGCGCCCAGCCCGCCCAGCAGCAGGCCTTCCATCAACAGCACGGAGAAGGCCTCGCGGCGCTGCATGCCCACCGCTCGCAGCGTGCCCACCTCACCCACCCGCTCCTGCGCCAGGAGCAGCAGCGTGCCGGCGGACACCAGCACCACGAACAGCGCCAGCATCGCGGCGAAGGCCAGCAGCACCACCTGCGTCATCCCCACCACCCCGCTGATGAAGCCTCCCGCCATCTCCCAGTCCACCGTGGCCAGCGGCAGGCCGGACTCCTTCGCCAGCGCGTCGATGCGCGCGGCCACGTCCTCTTGAGACGCATCAGGCGACAGCACCAGCGCGGCCTGGAGCACGCTGCCTCCGCGCAGCTCTCCCGGCGCAATCGTCTCCGGCCAGGCCTGGAGCCGCTCGAAGCGCGGAGCCTCTTCCTCCTTCGGCTTCGCTGGCGCCTCCGTCTCGACGATGGCGGCCGGGAGCAGCTCCGCGTCCGCGGACGCCTCCGCGCCTCCCATGCCCAGCGCCTCCACGTCCCGCCGCGCCTCGTCCTTCTCCGCCTGCGTCCTGCGGCCGGAGAGGTGGCGCGCGGTGACGAGGTCCAGCGCGCTCAGCGTGTTGACGCGGCTGGTGTCTCCACCGAGCCCCTTGAAGCGGAAGGTGCCCCACACCTTCACCGGCACGCTGTTGAGCCCCGCCGAGCTGCGCAGCACCAGCGTGTCGCCGGGCTTCACGCGGTACATGGGCAGGTGCGGCGCCAGCTCGGCGTAGAAGGCTTTGTAGCGCGCGTCGAAGTTGTCGTCGTCCAGCGCCAGGAACTCGCGCAGCAGCGGCTCCAGCTCGCCCGCGTGGTTCAGCACCCGCGCCAGCGCCGCTTGCAGCGCCGCCGCGCGCTCCACGTCGAGCCGCGCGAGCAAATCCGGCAGCTCCAGCCCGTTGCGCTCCACCAGCGTGCGCAGCCGCTCGTCGTCGGCGAAGGTGGCGCCCCGCTCGTGCTCGCGCTTCAGCTCGTCCAGGCGCGTGGCGAGGGGCAGCTTGAAGCTCTTCTCGTACAGTCCGTGCCCCAGCACCAGCCCGCGCTGGCCCGGCGGCGGCATCGTCCCGGTGACGAGCTCGAAGCGCGGGAAGGCGCGCGGGAACTGCTCCAGGTCCGAGCCCAGGTACTCGATGTCGATGGACTCGCCCTCGCCGGCCTGCCGGGCCACGCGGTTCTCCAGGTACTCGAGCGACTCCAGCGGCGCGGCGCGGAAGCGCTGCCAGAACTCGGGCGTCGTCACCGCCTCCAGCGCCTTCTTGTCCTCGGCCGCATCCTCCGCGCCGAGGAAGGCCTCCGTGCGGCGGCGCGCATCTCCGGCCACGCCTCGCAGGGTGTGCTCCAGGTCATCCGTGAGCCGCGCCAGCCTCGCGTCGCGCGCCTCGGACGCGGGCTCGCGCGCCACCGTACGCACCGCGGCCAGCTTCTCGTCGAGGTAGTTGCCGCGGAACACCGAGGCCAGCCCCACCTCCATCGGTACCACGTCGTGCACGCCCTCCACCGCGCGCAGCTTCGCCTCCAGCGCCGGGTAGTCCGGCAGCGGCGTGAGGTCCGGCGTGCCCCCCGAGTCCATCACCACCACGGGCTGCTCGGCCGACTTCGAGTTGTAGACCTGGAGGTGGCCGGTGCCGCTCTCGATGATGCTGCGCCGCGTCCCCTCGGAGATGCCCTCCACGAAGGCGGCGCCGAGGGTGAGGAGCACCGCGCTGCCCAGGGCCAGCAGGCCCACCACCCAGCTCCGGGGCCGGGCCAGCACGCTCTGGAGCGCGAACGACAGCAGCGTCACCGGGGACTCCTCGCGAGACGGGCACGGCAACGAGAGCCGCGCGCCGCCCGTCGCCGACGGGCAGGCCCCGCTCCGCCGTGGGGGGAGTCCGGACGATAGAGAACCCCTCCAGGTCAAGCAAGCCATGCACTCCCAGCGGGTTGCGCACTCCCGGTCCTCCGGATGAAGCTGCCGACACCATGACGGCGACCCCGAGCCCCACCCTGGCGCAGTCGCTCCACTTCTGGGCCCGCAACGCCTCCAACGAGTCCGCGCTCCTCCAGGCCTCGCTGCGGCTGGGCCTCTTCGCCGCACTGCCCGTGGAGGGCGATGCTCCACCCGTGTCGCTCGACGCGCTGGCCCGTGAGCTGCGCGCCTCGCCTCGTGGCCTCCGCTCCCTGCTGGAGCTGCTGGTGTGCCTGGGCTTCGCGCGGCAGGACGGCCAGGGAGACGAGCGCCGCTTCGCCCTCGCGCGCACGGCGGCGGGCTTCCTGCGCGACGCGTCCTTCCTCTCGACGCTCCAGGCCGAGCTGCCCTGGTGGGAGCCCCTGGGCCTGCTCGACGAGGCGGTGAAGCGCGGCGAGCCGGTGCCGCACGGCGGCCAGCGCTGGGACGTGCTCGGCCACTACCGCGCGCTTTTCTTGGACGCGCCCCCGGCCCTGCCCTCGCCCGAGGCCGCGGACTTCTTCGACCGCTTCGCCCGGAGCGGAGCGCGCACGCAGCTCCTCATCACCGCGGGCCGCCTGGGCCTGCTGGAGTTGCTCGCCGCGTCGCCGAAGACGATGCCCGAGCTGGGCGCGGCCACGTACCTGACCACGTCGGGGCTGCGCGTGCTGGTGGAGGTGCTGGCGAAGCTCGGCCTCACCCGCGAGGACGGCGGAGCGTGGGGGCTGTCACCGGAGGCGAAGCAGCTGCTGGAGGGCAAGGCGCTGGCGTACCTCGTGCGCTCGCTGTCCGTGTCCGCGCAGTACTGGGAGGCGCTGGGGAAGCTGGACGAGACGGTGCGCTCCGAGCGCTTCATCCTGGACTTGAAGGACCCCGAGGTGAGCCGGCGCTTCTACGCGGACAACTCGAACCAGATTACGGCGGTGTTCGCCTCGCACTTCCAGCTCAGCCGGCGGGCGGCCACCACACTGGCGCGCGCGCGTCCGCTGGAGGGCGCGAAGGTGTTGGACATCGGCACCGGCTCCGGCGTGTGGGGCGCGGCCTTCGCGCGGGCCACGCCGACGACGCACGTCACCTACTTCGACCAGGCGGTGGTGCTGGAGCAGGTGCGCCGCAACACGGAGAGCCTCAAGGTCTCGGACCGCGCACGCTTCTGGCCGGGAGACCTCTTCACCCAGGACTTCGGCGAGGCCGACTTCGACGTCATCATCCTGCCCCAGGTGCTCAACGTGCTCCGGCCGGAGGCCCTGCCCGGCATCTTCGCCCGCGTGGCGCGCGCGCTGCGGCCGGACGGCGTGCTGCTCATCGCCGAGTACGTGCTGAACGAGGGCCGCGATGGCCCGCTGGACCACCTCTACTTCGGGCTGCGGCGCTTCATGACGAACGAGGGCGATTTGCTCTCCGCCTCCGAGTACGGACGTCTGCTGGCGGACGTGGGCCTCACCTCCACCGTCTGCATTCCCCTGCCCACGCAGGAGATGCTGCTGG comes from Pyxidicoccus parkwaysis and encodes:
- a CDS encoding outer membrane lipoprotein-sorting protein — protein: MHLPASLRRLVAVLAVGLPALAAAQGSAPKAAAPEKAAASAKMSPEEVLRHIDSRMSFASDFKSTVRMREVRKDGSESLLEMLVYRRDSSKDLLIYITKPRTIAGGGYLRIGKNLWEYEPGTGQWQRTTQRGNIVNTIACEEDFDRSRLAENYDVKDEGEEVVKGTVFRKLYLTVKEGQQVSFPMLRLWVDPSYNIVKRSGYAPSGRVLRTDVIRSYQKLKDPGANQKEVYSIKEVLEVEEGEGTQLTVRYDEVELAPLSPNIFTKTWLEGKLR
- a CDS encoding ABC transporter permease, with product MLNLLRLALRNLFAHRERAVLLLAVTASASGVLVGMMALSSGVAASQREAITTFLSGTLNVGGFFKVHPDTLAPVMGDATRVREVVTPLVPEGCVLRERGRGQATAGAGRRRHPSFIVSVDVAAERDALARFRLREGSLDALSRRRTVALSTTVADRLQVKKGDLATLFAQPVGALRRNALDVEVVAVTEKAGLLGGSAGILVSNDTLRELEGYQPKTSGVLQLVCDSGAEEVMDVDALGGSWRDSLRKAGYEVLPPTHEAYGDKLVPLLREGWRGQRLDVSTWEDESSFLSFVTEGLAALTLLVGLVVLAVVGVGLFVSLSVAVRERTREIGTLRAMGMQRPSVVGLFMLEGLLLGLVGSTLGAIIASSLCALLKGAVTLPEALTDLFFASTLPLEPGLGGAVLAVILVTFAAGLATIVPAARAAKLQPRSAMEAL
- a CDS encoding FtsX-like permease family protein, with translation MTLLSFALQSVLARPRSWVVGLLALGSAVLLTLGAAFVEGISEGTRRSIIESGTGHLQVYNSKSAEQPVVVMDSGGTPDLTPLPDYPALEAKLRAVEGVHDVVPMEVGLASVFRGNYLDEKLAAVRTVAREPASEARDARLARLTDDLEHTLRGVAGDARRRTEAFLGAEDAAEDKKALEAVTTPEFWQRFRAAPLESLEYLENRVARQAGEGESIDIEYLGSDLEQFPRAFPRFELVTGTMPPPGQRGLVLGHGLYEKSFKLPLATRLDELKREHERGATFADDERLRTLVERNGLELPDLLARLDVERAAALQAALARVLNHAGELEPLLREFLALDDDNFDARYKAFYAELAPHLPMYRVKPGDTLVLRSSAGLNSVPVKVWGTFRFKGLGGDTSRVNTLSALDLVTARHLSGRRTQAEKDEARRDVEALGMGGAEASADAELLPAAIVETEAPAKPKEEEAPRFERLQAWPETIAPGELRGGSVLQAALVLSPDASQEDVAARIDALAKESGLPLATVDWEMAGGFISGVVGMTQVVLLAFAAMLALFVVLVSAGTLLLLAQERVGEVGTLRAVGMQRREAFSVLLMEGLLLGGLGAGLGVLLSASLLRVLVGDGVSVHDETLQFFMGGPVLMPKLSGAASVGVVLGILAVVLAASLVPAWRGSSVSPVAAMRKRED
- a CDS encoding class I SAM-dependent methyltransferase; protein product: MTATPSPTLAQSLHFWARNASNESALLQASLRLGLFAALPVEGDAPPVSLDALARELRASPRGLRSLLELLVCLGFARQDGQGDERRFALARTAAGFLRDASFLSTLQAELPWWEPLGLLDEAVKRGEPVPHGGQRWDVLGHYRALFLDAPPALPSPEAADFFDRFARSGARTQLLITAGRLGLLELLAASPKTMPELGAATYLTTSGLRVLVEVLAKLGLTREDGGAWGLSPEAKQLLEGKALAYLVRSLSVSAQYWEALGKLDETVRSERFILDLKDPEVSRRFYADNSNQITAVFASHFQLSRRAATTLARARPLEGAKVLDIGTGSGVWGAAFARATPTTHVTYFDQAVVLEQVRRNTESLKVSDRARFWPGDLFTQDFGEADFDVIILPQVLNVLRPEALPGIFARVARALRPDGVLLIAEYVLNEGRDGPLDHLYFGLRRFMTNEGDLLSASEYGRLLADVGLTSTVCIPLPTQEMLLAARQGVSLPTQLAPADSVARQEPARGS